One Bosea sp. 685 DNA segment encodes these proteins:
- a CDS encoding porin has protein sequence MKLVKSLLLGSAAGIAAVAGAQAADLPSRKAAPVEYVRVCSTYGAGFFYIPGTETCLRVGGRVRAEYGTMERFARSQDGYGFRARGRINIDARTATAYGTLRTFVRFEMTNSNGVYGQSFNGNGAYAGATRGGAAGTFNTLASAAGAAAGSNANNGQFTYNLDKAFIQFGPITAGRAQSFFDFYADDLNYGVIRGSDLASNLIAYTATFGSGISATVSLEDRSEREVSNGITTNIAGVSSATLGGQTIPDVVGNINITQGWGSAQLSGALLQRNTTGPIGTTGFGSGTNLSNDDQYGFAVQGGVKINLPMLAAGDYLWLQAAYAEGGLSYLGYGGQGQGSTWGSTSRAGRISITNSDVALDAIGKAHLTKGYALTAGLLHYWTPTIRQGVYGSYSKLDYSAAVSTLDPREIRVGTNLIWSPVAGLDIGVEVLYARVEAAKRVAAYTADQAFTGRTIKADDTFQGRVRIQRDF, from the coding sequence ATGAAGCTCGTTAAGAGCCTCCTCCTCGGTTCTGCCGCCGGTATCGCCGCGGTTGCCGGGGCTCAGGCCGCCGATCTTCCCTCGCGGAAGGCCGCTCCGGTCGAATACGTTCGTGTCTGCTCCACCTACGGCGCGGGCTTCTTCTACATCCCGGGCACGGAAACCTGCCTGCGCGTCGGTGGTCGTGTTCGCGCTGAATACGGCACCATGGAGCGCTTCGCTCGTTCGCAGGACGGCTACGGCTTCCGCGCTCGCGGTCGTATCAACATCGACGCCCGCACCGCGACTGCCTATGGCACGCTGCGCACCTTCGTTCGCTTCGAGATGACCAACTCGAACGGCGTCTACGGCCAGTCCTTCAACGGCAACGGCGCTTATGCCGGCGCTACTCGTGGCGGCGCTGCCGGCACGTTCAACACGCTTGCGTCAGCAGCGGGCGCGGCTGCGGGCAGCAACGCCAACAACGGCCAGTTCACCTACAACCTCGACAAGGCCTTCATCCAGTTCGGCCCGATCACCGCTGGTCGCGCTCAGTCGTTCTTCGACTTCTACGCTGACGACCTGAACTACGGCGTCATCCGCGGTTCGGACCTTGCCTCCAACCTGATCGCCTACACCGCGACCTTCGGTTCGGGCATTTCGGCGACGGTGTCGTTGGAAGATCGTTCGGAGCGTGAAGTCAGCAACGGCATCACCACCAACATTGCCGGTGTCTCCAGCGCGACCCTCGGCGGCCAGACCATCCCGGACGTTGTTGGTAACATCAACATCACCCAGGGCTGGGGCTCCGCTCAGCTGTCGGGTGCGCTTCTTCAGCGCAACACGACTGGCCCGATCGGCACCACCGGCTTCGGCTCCGGCACCAACCTGTCGAACGACGACCAGTACGGCTTCGCCGTTCAGGGCGGCGTCAAGATCAACCTGCCGATGCTCGCCGCTGGCGACTATCTCTGGTTGCAGGCTGCTTACGCTGAGGGTGGTCTCTCCTACCTCGGTTACGGCGGTCAGGGTCAGGGTTCGACCTGGGGCTCGACGAGCCGCGCTGGCCGCATCTCGATCACCAACTCCGACGTTGCTCTCGACGCGATCGGCAAGGCTCACCTGACCAAGGGCTACGCCCTGACCGCGGGTCTGCTGCACTACTGGACCCCCACGATCCGTCAGGGTGTCTATGGTTCGTACTCCAAGCTGGACTACAGCGCGGCTGTTTCGACCCTCGACCCGCGCGAAATCCGCGTCGGCACCAACCTGATCTGGTCGCCGGTCGCCGGCCTCGACATCGGTGTGGAAGTCCTCTACGCCCGCGTCGAAGCTGCCAAGCGCGTCGCAGCCTACACCGCCGACCAGGCGTTCACGGGCCGCACGATCAAGGCCGACGACACCTTCCAGGGTCGTGTTCGCATCCAGCGCGATTTCTGA
- a CDS encoding class I SAM-dependent methyltransferase has product MTTPPPESTQKFDPSRAAEYQVQSRIGLAGYDACHELSACMLAATLGAGRPAQVLVVGAGGGAQEIVCAGALEPDWRFTAVDPSQPMLDLALARLREHDLLGRTEMRLGYVADLPLELRFDAVTLIGVLHHLPGDAAKRDILNAIAARLKPGAPLILAGNRYAYASEPLLLAAWGERWRMFGAAPEEVQAKLGKILQGADPPRSEAEVAGLLGEAGFDAPNWFFSSLFWGACIARKRA; this is encoded by the coding sequence ATGACGACGCCACCGCCCGAATCGACGCAGAAATTCGACCCCAGCCGGGCCGCCGAGTATCAGGTCCAGAGCCGTATCGGCCTGGCCGGCTATGATGCCTGCCATGAGCTCTCCGCCTGCATGCTCGCGGCGACGCTTGGAGCGGGCAGGCCGGCGCAAGTGCTGGTCGTGGGCGCGGGCGGCGGGGCGCAGGAGATCGTCTGCGCCGGCGCGCTGGAGCCGGACTGGCGCTTCACCGCCGTCGATCCGTCGCAGCCCATGCTGGACCTGGCGCTTGCGCGGCTGCGCGAGCACGATCTTCTGGGGCGGACCGAGATGCGCCTCGGCTATGTCGCGGATCTGCCTTTGGAGCTGCGCTTCGACGCCGTCACGCTGATCGGCGTGCTGCACCATCTACCGGGCGATGCCGCCAAGCGCGATATCCTCAACGCTATCGCCGCGCGATTGAAGCCGGGTGCGCCCTTGATTCTTGCAGGCAACCGCTACGCCTATGCGAGCGAGCCGCTTCTGCTCGCGGCCTGGGGCGAGCGCTGGCGCATGTTTGGCGCAGCCCCCGAAGAGGTTCAGGCGAAGCTCGGCAAGATCCTCCAGGGCGCCGACCCGCCGCGCTCGGAGGCCGAAGTCGCTGGCCTGCTCGGCGAGGCGGGATTCGACGCGCCGAACTGGTTCTTCTCCAGCCTGTTCTGGGGCGCCTGCATCGCGCGCAAGCGGGCATAG
- the dapA gene encoding 4-hydroxy-tetrahydrodipicolinate synthase: protein MTKHTAFTGSLPALVTPFKAGKIDEEALRALVEWQIESGSSGLVPVGTTGESPTLSHDEHKRVVEIVVAQAKRRVPVIAGAGSNNTHEAIDLAVHAEKAGADAVLVVTPYYNKPTQEGMYQHFKAVNDAVGIPIIIYNIPPRSVVDMSVETMTRLYELKHIAGVKDATANLARVSQQRHAMGADFIQLSGEDMTALAYMAAGGHGCISVVANVAPKLCADLMVAALKGDYAGALKLQDRLVPLHDAVFKEPGLAGAKHGLKLLGRIEEELRLPLLPVTAPTGKIIRDAMVFAGLLNA, encoded by the coding sequence ATGACCAAGCACACTGCCTTCACCGGTTCGCTTCCCGCGCTGGTGACGCCGTTCAAAGCCGGCAAGATCGACGAGGAGGCGCTGCGCGCCCTGGTCGAATGGCAAATCGAGAGCGGCAGCTCGGGCCTGGTGCCCGTTGGCACCACCGGCGAGAGCCCGACGCTCTCCCATGACGAGCACAAGCGCGTCGTCGAGATCGTGGTCGCGCAAGCGAAGCGCCGCGTGCCGGTGATCGCGGGCGCGGGCTCCAACAACACGCATGAGGCGATCGACCTCGCCGTCCATGCCGAGAAGGCCGGCGCCGACGCCGTGCTGGTGGTGACGCCCTATTACAACAAGCCGACCCAGGAGGGCATGTATCAGCACTTCAAGGCGGTGAACGATGCGGTCGGCATTCCGATCATCATCTACAACATCCCGCCGCGCTCGGTGGTCGATATGTCGGTCGAGACCATGACGCGGCTCTACGAGCTGAAGCATATTGCCGGCGTCAAGGATGCGACGGCCAATCTCGCCCGCGTCTCGCAGCAGCGCCATGCCATGGGCGCGGATTTCATCCAGCTCTCGGGCGAGGACATGACGGCGCTGGCCTATATGGCGGCCGGCGGCCATGGCTGCATCTCGGTCGTCGCCAATGTCGCGCCCAAGCTCTGCGCCGATCTGATGGTGGCGGCGCTCAAGGGCGATTATGCCGGTGCGCTGAAGCTCCAGGACCGGCTCGTGCCGCTGCATGACGCCGTCTTCAAGGAGCCGGGTCTGGCCGGCGCCAAGCACGGCTTGAAGCTGCTCGGCCGCATCGAGGAGGAGCTGCGCCTGCCGCTGCTGCCGGTGACGGCGCCGACGGGCAAGATCATTCGCGACGCCATGGTTTTCGCCGGGCTCCTGAATGCTTAA
- the smpB gene encoding SsrA-binding protein SmpB, with protein sequence MNKPDPDRYKLAADNRKARYNYEIIETLEAGIALQGTEIKSLRGGRATIGESYAGPMGTELFLFNAHIPEYLEANRFNHNVKRPRKLLLHRRQINKLMGAIQRDGYTVIPLKVYFNEKGRAKVELGLGRGKKLHDKRETEKNRDWNRDKARIMKAGG encoded by the coding sequence ATGAACAAGCCCGATCCCGATCGCTACAAGCTCGCCGCGGACAATCGCAAGGCGCGCTATAATTACGAGATCATCGAGACGCTCGAGGCCGGCATCGCCTTGCAGGGCACCGAGATCAAATCGCTGCGTGGCGGCAGGGCGACGATCGGCGAGAGCTATGCCGGCCCTATGGGCACCGAACTCTTCCTGTTCAACGCCCATATCCCGGAATATCTTGAGGCGAACCGCTTCAACCACAACGTCAAGCGGCCGCGCAAGCTGCTGCTGCATCGCCGCCAGATCAACAAGCTGATGGGCGCGATCCAGCGCGACGGCTACACGGTCATCCCGCTGAAGGTCTATTTCAACGAGAAGGGCCGGGCGAAGGTCGAGCTCGGGCTGGGGCGCGGCAAGAAGCTGCACGACAAGCGCGAGACAGAGAAGAACCGCGACTGGAACCGCGACAAGGCCCGGATCATGAAGGCGGGTGGGTGA
- a CDS encoding lytic transglycosylase domain-containing protein, with the protein MASPLACQRSVRKNSAGKRSVRRRSVREHLAWLIIPALFPVTAALAGDDGEQRAQQPRLLAVDVETTAALPPYPDAQLRLEAGAGLDAVKAAVAAYRRGALPEGDAIAAAIDDRTARALLEWVAIRSGANAIPFARLNAFLQAYPNYPATTQFRRRAEEALIAEKKDAATIRAFFYAQRPVGPAGRVALALALKAEGQSDDATALIRQLWRQDHLGQPLETVVLAEFGDILSRDDHRLRTERYLFRENAMAALRNAARVSADYVTLARVRLASARERRPLPASQIASVPASLKGDISFAFLQAQQARRADKPVEAAKALGKVPRDPNLLGDGDEWWTERRLIARQLLDAGDAAKAYEVVAGHGAESTVARIDAEWHAGFIALRFRMDAATALKHFIEAGKLAETPISVSRAAYWEGRAAEALGKEDVSRTAYERAAEHPVAYYGQLARARLGLPDLPLRRSASVALGPLPGHQGVQLLYRIGARDLATIMLGDLAQRLYTTPALEAVAAIAKREGDAKSLLAIGKQALQRGFPLDSAAFPTFGVPDFPVLGDPMERAIVHAIARQESAFDPTAESHAGARGLMQMMPATARETARRANLPFDWPRLGRDALYSAQMGAAHLNDLLRDWRGSYILTFAAYNAGSGNVKKWIAAYGDPRDPQVDAVDWVERIPFQETRNYVQRVMENLQVYRQRLDQRTAYLIDYDLKRGGKRAD; encoded by the coding sequence ATGGCCTCGCCTCTCGCCTGCCAGCGCTCTGTCCGCAAGAACTCTGCCGGCAAGCGCTCTGTCCGAAGGCGCTCTGTCCGCGAGCACTTGGCCTGGCTGATCATTCCGGCGCTGTTTCCTGTGACAGCAGCGCTGGCCGGCGACGATGGCGAGCAGCGCGCGCAACAGCCGCGCCTGCTTGCTGTCGATGTCGAGACCACGGCGGCGCTGCCGCCCTACCCCGATGCGCAATTGCGGCTAGAGGCCGGCGCCGGCCTGGATGCCGTGAAGGCGGCGGTCGCCGCCTACAGGCGCGGCGCGTTGCCCGAGGGCGACGCGATCGCAGCCGCGATCGACGACCGCACGGCGAGGGCCCTGCTCGAATGGGTCGCGATCCGCTCAGGCGCCAACGCGATCCCGTTCGCGCGGCTCAACGCCTTTCTCCAGGCCTACCCCAACTATCCCGCCACGACGCAGTTCCGTCGCCGCGCCGAGGAGGCGCTGATCGCGGAAAAAAAGGACGCGGCCACGATCCGCGCCTTCTTCTACGCGCAGCGGCCGGTCGGCCCGGCCGGGCGCGTGGCGCTGGCGCTGGCGCTCAAGGCGGAAGGGCAGAGCGACGACGCGACCGCGCTGATCCGCCAGCTCTGGCGGCAGGACCATCTCGGCCAGCCACTGGAGACCGTGGTGCTCGCCGAATTCGGCGACATCCTCAGCCGGGATGATCACAGGCTGCGCACGGAGCGCTATCTCTTCCGCGAGAACGCCATGGCGGCGCTGCGCAACGCCGCCCGCGTGTCGGCTGATTACGTCACGCTTGCCCGCGTCAGGCTCGCCAGCGCCCGGGAAAGACGCCCGCTCCCGGCGTCCCAGATCGCCTCCGTGCCGGCCTCGCTGAAGGGCGATATCTCCTTTGCCTTCCTGCAGGCGCAGCAGGCAAGGCGAGCCGACAAGCCGGTCGAGGCTGCCAAGGCACTAGGCAAGGTTCCGCGCGACCCCAACCTGCTCGGCGATGGTGACGAATGGTGGACGGAGCGCCGCTTGATCGCGCGCCAGCTGCTCGACGCCGGCGACGCCGCAAAGGCTTACGAGGTCGTAGCCGGACATGGCGCGGAAAGTACCGTCGCGCGCATCGACGCTGAATGGCATGCCGGCTTCATCGCCCTGCGCTTCCGCATGGATGCCGCGACCGCGCTGAAGCATTTCATCGAGGCCGGCAAGCTGGCGGAGACGCCGATTTCGGTGTCGCGCGCCGCCTATTGGGAGGGCCGCGCCGCCGAGGCGCTGGGCAAGGAGGATGTATCGCGCACCGCCTATGAGCGCGCCGCCGAACACCCCGTCGCCTATTATGGTCAGCTCGCCCGCGCCCGGCTCGGCCTGCCCGATCTGCCGCTGCGGCGCTCGGCCTCCGTGGCGCTCGGCCCCCTGCCCGGGCATCAGGGCGTACAATTGCTCTATCGGATCGGAGCGCGCGACCTTGCCACGATCATGCTCGGCGACCTCGCGCAACGGCTCTATACCACGCCGGCGCTGGAGGCCGTGGCGGCGATCGCCAAGCGCGAGGGCGATGCGAAATCGCTGCTCGCGATCGGCAAACAGGCCCTGCAGCGCGGCTTTCCGCTCGACAGCGCCGCATTTCCGACCTTCGGCGTGCCGGATTTTCCGGTGTTGGGCGATCCGATGGAGCGCGCCATCGTCCACGCCATCGCCCGCCAGGAGAGCGCCTTCGACCCCACCGCGGAATCGCATGCCGGCGCGCGCGGATTGATGCAGATGATGCCCGCGACCGCGCGCGAAACGGCAAGGCGCGCCAACCTGCCCTTCGACTGGCCGCGCTTGGGCCGCGACGCGCTCTATTCGGCCCAGATGGGCGCGGCCCATCTCAACGACCTGCTGAGGGACTGGCGCGGCTCCTACATCCTGACCTTCGCGGCCTATAATGCTGGTTCGGGCAATGTGAAGAAGTGGATCGCCGCCTATGGCGATCCGCGCGACCCGCAGGTCGACGCCGTCGACTGGGTCGAGCGCATCCCGTTCCAGGAGACGCGCAACTATGTGCAGCGGGTGATGGAGAACCTGCAGGTCTACCGCCAGCGGCTCGACCAGCGCACCGCCTATCTGATCGATTACGACCTGAAGCGAGGTGGCAAGCGGGCCGACTAG
- a CDS encoding OmpA family protein produces MGQPLRWLWGLAPLALLWGMGNLALDDAIQHDVGNRAMLAASSAAGQAPGARPIVAQVVGRDVSIGGEALSADGAAKAMAQLRSEFGVRRALGGLSQAVAQRPYSWSATRQAGVVTLSGSVPDEATATANVAAAGAALPGMRIEDRQSLAFGAPMGFAEMTRTVLAELPKLSSGKVALDDGRFCIEGSADTPDAFLALKNALPNLAKGGFQPVDCALEPPVVAPYRWSAERAADGSVAVTGSYPSEDVRRQLQALLRRSFPEPTPLNDLTKPALGAPAAFPAKATRAIGDLARLRNGKAELIGDAYELTGAGPDSFEACQALRLLVAQLDGPDSVAKATIACPPAPPPEPVPVPGLPVPAAPTLTPGATSAPPASPSTGSAADATSGAVPGRAQGSAQPATAVPAVPAPAPVILRWQAEKSEQGLVVTGLVRDEATRAALHAASGLANAGPLDDRTTVEPNLVATPDYAAATGFAFALLRNMTRGTVSLDRSELALSGEVADEAGLRALEAALARQPMPAGLSLKAGTAAGAFAVRPYGLRLTVDKSGVSLTGYLPDARSREDLLALVEASSLRGKVSDSTTLLPGAPAGFTAAAHAALVNLLRLDLGSASLSEEGAVIQGLTCRDLIKSEVETSAATAPGPLKVSASVGLRQTGCVIDPPNTCQNDLDALTKRNTVLFGQGTAVVPLDPTTERVVSEAFAILKQCPASRITIEGHANRDGEGRGFNNLDLSERRALRVRDELVRRGIDPAQLSVAGFGTERPLVPHGAPDARVMNRRVQFTVAK; encoded by the coding sequence ATGGGGCAACCGCTGCGTTGGCTTTGGGGTTTGGCGCCGCTCGCCTTGCTCTGGGGCATGGGCAACCTCGCTCTCGACGATGCCATTCAGCACGATGTCGGCAACCGCGCGATGCTGGCCGCAAGTTCGGCGGCGGGGCAGGCGCCCGGCGCGCGGCCGATCGTGGCGCAAGTCGTCGGCCGCGACGTCTCGATCGGCGGCGAGGCGCTCTCTGCTGATGGCGCGGCCAAGGCCATGGCGCAGCTGCGTTCGGAATTCGGCGTGCGCCGAGCGCTCGGCGGCTTGTCGCAGGCTGTGGCGCAACGACCCTATAGCTGGTCGGCGACGCGCCAAGCCGGCGTGGTCACGCTCAGCGGCTCCGTGCCCGATGAAGCCACGGCCACGGCCAATGTCGCAGCAGCTGGTGCTGCTCTGCCCGGTATGCGGATCGAGGATCGCCAGAGCCTCGCCTTCGGCGCCCCAATGGGCTTTGCCGAGATGACCAGGACCGTGCTCGCGGAATTGCCGAAGCTGTCTTCAGGCAAGGTCGCGCTGGATGATGGCCGCTTCTGCATCGAGGGCAGCGCCGATACGCCGGACGCCTTCCTGGCCCTGAAGAACGCTTTGCCCAATCTGGCGAAGGGCGGCTTCCAGCCCGTCGATTGTGCACTCGAGCCGCCGGTGGTCGCACCCTATCGCTGGAGCGCGGAACGCGCGGCCGATGGTTCCGTGGCGGTCACCGGTTCTTATCCATCCGAGGATGTCCGGCGTCAGCTCCAGGCGCTGCTGCGCCGCAGTTTTCCTGAGCCGACGCCGCTCAACGATCTGACCAAGCCGGCGCTCGGCGCGCCCGCTGCCTTTCCAGCCAAGGCGACACGCGCGATCGGCGATCTCGCCCGGCTGCGCAACGGCAAGGCAGAACTCATTGGAGACGCTTATGAATTGACAGGTGCAGGCCCCGACAGTTTCGAAGCCTGCCAGGCCTTGCGGCTGCTCGTCGCCCAGCTTGATGGACCGGATTCCGTCGCCAAGGCGACGATCGCATGCCCACCCGCACCACCGCCTGAGCCAGTTCCGGTCCCGGGGCTTCCCGTTCCGGCCGCGCCCACACTGACGCCCGGGGCGACAAGCGCGCCGCCGGCAAGCCCGTCGACAGGCTCGGCCGCCGACGCAACCTCAGGGGCGGTACCAGGGAGGGCACAAGGATCGGCTCAACCTGCGACCGCTGTGCCTGCCGTGCCGGCTCCGGCTCCCGTTATACTGCGCTGGCAGGCTGAGAAGAGCGAGCAAGGCTTGGTCGTCACCGGCCTGGTGCGCGATGAGGCCACCCGCGCCGCCTTGCACGCAGCTTCCGGTCTGGCAAATGCCGGCCCGCTCGATGATCGCACGACAGTGGAACCCAACCTCGTGGCGACGCCGGACTACGCTGCCGCGACGGGCTTCGCCTTCGCGCTTCTGCGCAATATGACGCGCGGCACGGTCTCGCTCGACCGTTCGGAGCTCGCTTTGTCTGGCGAGGTCGCGGATGAGGCGGGCTTGCGCGCCCTGGAGGCGGCGCTGGCCCGGCAACCGATGCCTGCCGGCCTCAGCCTCAAGGCCGGGACCGCTGCTGGCGCCTTCGCGGTCCGGCCCTATGGGCTGCGGCTCACGGTCGACAAATCCGGCGTCTCGCTGACGGGATATCTGCCTGATGCGCGCTCCCGCGAGGATCTGCTGGCGCTGGTCGAGGCATCGTCGCTGCGCGGCAAGGTCAGCGATTCGACCACGCTCCTGCCGGGTGCGCCCGCGGGCTTCACGGCTGCGGCGCATGCCGCGTTGGTCAACCTGCTGCGGCTCGATCTCGGTTCGGCCAGCCTCAGCGAGGAGGGCGCCGTCATCCAGGGTCTGACCTGCCGCGACCTGATCAAGAGCGAGGTCGAGACCAGCGCGGCCACCGCGCCGGGGCCTCTCAAGGTTTCCGCCTCCGTCGGCTTGCGCCAGACGGGCTGCGTCATCGACCCGCCCAACACCTGCCAGAACGACCTGGACGCCTTGACCAAGCGCAACACCGTGCTGTTCGGCCAGGGCACCGCCGTGGTCCCGCTTGACCCCACGACCGAACGGGTCGTCAGCGAGGCCTTCGCGATCCTGAAACAGTGCCCGGCCTCGCGCATCACCATCGAGGGGCACGCCAATCGCGACGGCGAGGGGCGCGGCTTCAACAATCTCGACCTGTCCGAGCGCCGGGCCTTGCGCGTGCGCGACGAGCTCGTCCGGCGCGGCATAGACCCGGCTCAACTGAGCGTTGCCGGCTTCGGCACGGAAAGACCGCTGGTGCCTCACGGCGCCCCCGATGCGCGGGTGATGAACCGGCGCGTTCAGTTCACGGTCGCGAAATAG
- a CDS encoding endonuclease domain-containing protein: MVLSSRRQVPLLGYTVDFLCVERRLIVEIDGRQHDWERDYDITRTQEIERHGFTLLRFSNVQVRDDRDAVLAAIRKAVG; the protein is encoded by the coding sequence ATGGTCTTAAGTTCCCGCCGGCAGGTGCCGCTGCTCGGCTACACCGTCGATTTCCTCTGCGTGGAGCGCAGACTGATCGTCGAGATCGATGGCCGGCAGCATGATTGGGAACGCGATTACGATATCACCCGCACGCAGGAGATTGAGCGCCACGGCTTCACCCTGCTGCGTTTCAGCAATGTGCAGGTTCGCGATGATCGCGACGCAGTCCTGGCGGCCATCCGTAAGGCTGTGGGCTGA
- a CDS encoding IS5 family transposase has translation MDPRLGANAKLAKIDGLIAWDRLAPLAGKLRQAETGRPPYAPLAMLKALYLQALYDLSDPGLEEALLDRLSFRRFCGFALDGGTPDETTLCRFRLAAAQAGVLEACFAEIGAQLSAKGLILKKGTLLDATIVQATHAAPSREAGLGKGHPREPGADWGKKNGKAHFGYKLHVGVDEGSGLIRTALVTSARIQDVEMAPGLVSGDEAAVYADRGYESKAQRAALKALGIKDRIMHRRHKHIAVLPRWLQRRNALIARRRAPVEAVFSAMKRLYGKARTRCHSFVANTADLIAFATVYNLRRATIIAGG, from the coding sequence TTGGACCCACGCCTGGGTGCGAACGCGAAGCTTGCGAAGATCGATGGGCTGATCGCGTGGGATCGGCTGGCGCCCTTGGCCGGCAAGCTGCGCCAGGCTGAGACGGGCAGGCCGCCTTACGCGCCGCTTGCGATGCTCAAGGCGCTCTATCTGCAGGCGCTTTACGATTTGTCGGATCCCGGCCTGGAGGAGGCGCTGCTGGACCGGCTGTCGTTTCGACGTTTCTGCGGGTTTGCGCTCGATGGCGGCACGCCCGACGAGACGACCTTGTGCCGCTTTCGGCTGGCGGCAGCGCAGGCGGGCGTGCTCGAGGCCTGCTTTGCCGAGATCGGCGCGCAGCTCTCGGCCAAGGGTCTGATCCTGAAGAAGGGCACATTGCTCGACGCCACAATCGTTCAGGCGACGCATGCTGCCCCGTCACGCGAAGCCGGGCTGGGCAAGGGCCACCCCCGTGAACCCGGCGCCGACTGGGGCAAGAAGAACGGCAAGGCCCATTTCGGCTACAAGCTGCATGTCGGCGTCGACGAGGGCTCGGGCCTGATCCGCACGGCGCTCGTGACCTCGGCGCGGATACAGGACGTCGAGATGGCCCCAGGGCTCGTCAGCGGCGACGAGGCCGCCGTCTATGCCGATCGCGGCTATGAGAGCAAGGCCCAGCGCGCCGCCCTGAAGGCCTTGGGCATCAAGGACCGGATCATGCATCGCCGGCACAAGCACATCGCTGTCCTGCCGCGCTGGCTGCAGCGCCGCAACGCCCTGATCGCGCGCCGCCGCGCTCCCGTCGAAGCTGTCTTCAGCGCCATGAAGCGCCTCTATGGCAAAGCCCGGACGCGATGCCACTCGTTCGTCGCCAACACCGCAGACCTGATTGCCTTCGCAACCGTCTACAATCTCCGGCGCGCCACCATCATCGCAGGCGGCTGA
- a CDS encoding alpha/beta hydrolase produces the protein MTTQADFSSLFISARDGLKLHARDYGPLASRALPVVCLPGFARTAADSHELALALSQDADKPRRVLALDYRGRGLSAYDKDWKNYDIRVELDDLMQVLTAAGIENAVFVGTSRGGLLTMALAAARPALIKGAVLNDVGPVIDARGLLRIRGYVGKLPLPRSFSEGAEILKRLSDQQFPRFGEAEWEMMARRTWTERDGRLVPDYDPNLMKVLEELDLEAPLPVLWNYFAGLNGVPLLAIRGENSDLLAEKTLKEMGERHPDCEIFVAPGQGHAPLLGPKDMVRRIGKLINRAERLAA, from the coding sequence ATGACCACTCAAGCCGACTTCTCCTCCCTCTTCATCAGCGCCCGCGACGGGCTCAAGCTGCATGCGCGCGATTATGGCCCCCTCGCCTCACGGGCTTTGCCGGTGGTCTGCCTGCCCGGCTTTGCCCGCACCGCCGCCGACTCCCATGAGCTCGCTCTGGCCCTATCGCAGGATGCGGACAAACCCCGGCGCGTACTGGCGCTCGATTATCGCGGGCGTGGCCTGTCGGCTTACGACAAGGACTGGAAGAACTACGATATCCGGGTCGAGCTCGACGATCTGATGCAGGTCCTGACGGCGGCCGGTATCGAGAACGCCGTCTTCGTCGGCACCTCGCGCGGCGGGCTCCTGACCATGGCGCTGGCAGCGGCGCGGCCGGCTCTGATCAAAGGCGCGGTGCTCAACGATGTCGGCCCGGTGATCGATGCGCGCGGCCTGCTCAGGATCCGGGGCTATGTCGGAAAGCTGCCGCTGCCGCGCAGCTTCAGCGAGGGAGCGGAGATCCTCAAGCGCCTCTCGGACCAGCAGTTTCCGCGCTTCGGCGAGGCGGAATGGGAGATGATGGCGCGCCGCACCTGGACCGAGCGCGACGGCCGGCTCGTGCCCGACTACGACCCCAATCTGATGAAGGTTCTGGAGGAGCTCGACCTGGAAGCGCCGCTGCCGGTGCTGTGGAACTATTTCGCCGGGCTGAACGGCGTGCCGCTGCTGGCGATCCGCGGCGAAAATTCGGATCTTCTGGCCGAGAAGACCCTGAAGGAGATGGGCGAGCGCCATCCCGACTGCGAGATCTTCGTCGCGCCGGGACAGGGCCATGCCCCGCTGCTCGGCCCCAAGGACATGGTTCGGCGGATCGGGAAACTGATCAACCGGGCCGAGCGGCTGGCGGCTTGA